DNA from Poecilia reticulata strain Guanapo linkage group LG20, Guppy_female_1.0+MT, whole genome shotgun sequence:
gttttatgtgataagacaaatttatttataagtatttttcagtttaagtgaactgaaaaatacttaaatatttttaaaattacttaacatactttaaaaaaaacatttgaagtaaTCCCAAACTGTAAAAggtgaaaacataatttaaattttatcagtttttactGTGAGTTTGTAAAAACAAGAGTTCAACTTGTCATGACCTGAATTACTAAAATGGCGCCAAGGCAAGTGTCTGCATGCATCAACGATTTCTCAGAACTCAAAAAAACCAAACGTAACAATACTGAGTTCAGATCTTAAAACAATTAGCTGCTTTAACTGTTACAGTGTAACACCAAGGTGATTCTAGTGCCAAGCCAGTCTTACAATTCTCCTCTCCCAGAGatatttaaatgcattcatAGTTTAGCAAATATGAATGCAACTGATATCGCCAAAATAATACCTATGAAGAGATATTACCTTTTGAACAACTTGCACAAAGCCATTGAAGTCCAAACCTCTGGTTTCCAAATTTTTCTTGACAATCTTTTCAAAGCGGCAGTCGTTCACTTGAATCATCTTGTCTTTCTTACTGCATTGAGACTGGAAGTGTGGTAAAACTGTGATGTTTAGAGATTGGCCTTAATAGAAAgttgaagaaaacataaaaactttattcttAATTCTGTTCCACATCATAATACTGATCAAATCTCAATGGAACTAGTTTTCTATCTAGTTTTGAGCAGAGTCTCTCTATCATGAAATGCCCATTTCCTGATTCAGAGATTGTGGCTAAAGTTCTGCTGTTAGAATCCACCCACTCAACACAGAAACACCTACTGCAACTGAGAGACACCCACCTGGGTTGTGCAgagagtttttctttctgctgtctgTAGGTTTCACCTATTTTCTGTGCTTTCTGATAACATGGAGCTTTAGCTGACTGCAATGACTTTGACTCATACTAGATAGAACAAGGAGATTACATCTGGTTAAGTATCAGTGGGAAGTATGTTTGTTCAATTAGTACAGGGAAATGGCAAActtgaaaacaaagacaaaagttaAAGTCTGACAAAATTGATCACTTCACATTTTGCATCTTACTTTGTTGCaatcttttctcttttgttaaTAATAAAGCAATGGCCCAAACGTATGGTGCCCAGAAAGGACCTTCAATATTGTGCTTCAAttgggtgcttttaaatctcaacttaaaactcacctgtttagagttgcttatggctaaattagggttagagtgccggttttgatgtcttccatctttttgtctttaatgtttttaatttcttcttctttcttttcgatgttttaatgatgtaatgttttttgattttatttttattttttttatttttttaaatctctctctttctcactgattatttctgtttttattttaattatgtaaagcactttgaaatgccttgctgctgaaatgtgctatacaaataaaatttgattgattgattgattgatatatttGAAATAGACCGAAAAAACATATGGTGAATCTGAATGTCAAAATTTTATcttgaaatctgaaaaataagagaaataagTAAAACAGGTTTTCTTACAGCTTTATACTTTAATaacttttctgtgtttcagttttagATTAGTCTTTCATTTTCTGATCTTTCTTTACACATTCaaggagttttgtttttttacttgctcTTTGGCTCAGATTTCATGACGGGGGTGGAGTATCTGCTGCCAAGGATGTGGAATCGTGATGGGCAGCATGCCCTACATGGTTGAAGTGACTGTTCCTATCATGTTGTGTTAAAGAAACATGGGAAGTTTGATCAGCTTCCTGGCTAAATTTCAGATTTCATATAAGTTGTATTATGTTTTGGTAAAATTACTATTCTAATCTTTATTGTCATCTGGAGACAGAAGAAGATGAAAgtatttaacttattttcttcATACATGATTACAACACACCGCAGGTGTTGTAATTTCCCAGGTTGAGAAAGTATCCGGAGCTGCGTTTCTCTTTGGTAAACAGTTTGTGTCATACTGCTCGCTGTTTCACTTAATGTAGAACCACAGCAGTGATACAGTGAGCCACATGGAagaacttgttttaaatgttcacaacCCAAACAAGAATAGAAgagaaaatatatgaataatcAGAGGGCCCTCAATTTTAGAAACAGGGTGACTACACCTTTAATGAGAATCTAGAGTTAGGTTTATGGATGGAGTCTGATGTctctatgcaaaaaaaaaaaaagcaaacaactgTTCAAGACTTAAATGtgttagattttaaaattaaatacagaaattcaaaactgattaaaaaacaacaagaaagactggaaaatgaaaaaatataatagTAAAAACctatttaaatctgaaaatttaaaaatcttaaacaaATGCTGTACATGCAATCAGTTAACAAAAATCAAGTTCACCAACTCAAAATCCCATTTATTTGGAAAGTGTCCATATGTCGACATCTCTACtgtatttcattttgtgtttgtttttatatcagcAGTTTCCTCAAATAATAATTAGCAGCATCTACCAGCAGTTTGAAAACTTGtctaaaatgttgtttcttaAGCTCACACATCCAAACCCGACTCATCATCCAGGATCCTCTGCTGTTCAGTTCTTGAGACATCAACACTGACAGCTATTTTTCACGTTCACAGACCACTCTCTtttacacaaacagaaaaaagatcCAGATATTTTTGGGGTGTATAAAAACACCATTAGCAGTGACTACTTCAGTTTAACATAAGAAACATGTGCATAAGATGTGCTCATTTAGGTTTTGCACTTCTAAATAACAAATGCCAACTTGAAAAAAtggtaaacaaataaaaacacaatttggaaacagtttattttttttaagaaacaacgACTTCACTGAAATGTGCCTGTCTTCCAAGTAAATTCATTTTAGAAGTTGTAAacctaaaacattcaaaacggattaaaaagaaatacagcaaaacaacaaaatcacaagTTGAACTAAAACCTCTCTGGCGTATCCTTGGATCTCCGTCTTGGGCGTTTTATCATGAGGCCGGAAGGATCTGAAATGTCTTCAGGTCCTCGTTTCCCTGATCTGACTGatgctgcaggagaaaaaaaaacatcagaacaaTCTATATTAAACAAGGGGTAAAATGATAACACTAACGTTaactttaagtttaaatttCTGGAACTTTTTCTCTGGACTGACTTTCTTACTTACTTATCTACAACACAAGTTCCAAAAGTACCTTTTAAATACAGGAACTTTTGGAACTGTCATGCTAAattccagaaaaacaaacaaaagtttcagaTAGTCCCTGTTAAACTCTATGGAAGTTCAGATTAGCACCAGGTACAGTAAGGCCATTGAGAGCTTTGAGAAAGTATCTTGTGTGTAGATTTAGATTTAAGTCGAGAacctaagtaaaaaaaaaaaaaaagcattgtcTAGAAAAGTACATGTTAAGTTTAAGAAAGAGTTTGGCTAGttctattaaagaaaatgtttaggtttagtaaaaaaactgaaagtaatcTGTTAAGTTCCAGAAAGGCTTCAGGTAAAATACTATATCTGGTAAGTTGTGGAAAAATTCTACTAAGTATGAAGACAGGAAACACAACGTTTGTGGAAAGCACGGTCCATTTTATGGAGTGCTTCTATAAAAACGATCTTACCAAGCTGCCTTTCAATCTCCTGAAGCTCCGTCTTAGTTTCCTCCATTTCTTGTCGAGTTTCAGAAAGCTTCAGTATCGTATTATTACGCTTATCGTCctcatcttttttcttctccaaagcTGAACGAAATTGAATGAGCAACTCTatccaacaacaaaaataacaatataataCTCATAATCTGACTGTGTACAAAAAAGTTAATGAAGGGAGTGTAAGATCCATCACCTCTCTCCTTCTGCAGTTCGTAGTAGCGTTGAGGTAGAGGGGTTCCAAACTTCTTCACCATGTCCTCATGTGGTGCTTTGTTCTGTGCGCCCCCAAACTTGCCGCTGGCACTGAGCCTGTTCCCATCCCGGGTCAATATGGTGGGACAGTAGATCCCTTTCTGAATAACCTGTGAGCAAGAAGTCATTTAGGGGATAAAGAAACCCTGTGGAGGTTAGCATGGTACCATCATCTGTCAAAGAGATTCACTCACCGCCTTCCTGTAATTGGTGGCAGACTCTATGTCGTCCATCAGAATAGTGTTACCAAGGATGTTTTTAAACACTGGAAAGGAAACATGAGAAAAACTTTCACATACGATGTAAACACCCAACTgctttttagattaaaatgaaacaataaaaaaaaaatcctcaaatgGTTTTAATTAGATGAAAGAAGGACAATGTACAGCAGATTCCACCAAAGCTCTCAATAAATCGCGCATTTTCTAAAAAGTATATCTTTCGAACATGTTGTactggaaacgcagctagtgacAGATGCTCATGAGGAGGAATCTCCTGTGTGAGTTTGGATTTCAGGGGAAAACCTTACTGTAACAGCAGACGATCAGACCTTGGcatcatttaaaaatctaaagagGCTACAAATCAGCATATTCCAGCTCACCGTGCTCACAGCTCTCCTCTTCGGCGGTATAAATCAGCAAGTTCCTTGCATAGAGTGGATTCCCAACTGGACTGAACAGTTCTCGGCCGTTTTTTATGTGAGGTAGAGGACTGCAACAAATTAAACAGGGCCAAATAACACAATTAAAGCAAATTTCTCCACTTGCACAGAATTTCTACTGaatgctttcagttttaatgttagtgaaatatgtttttatctgctttgGAGTTAAGATTCAGAAACAGACAGGAATAACTGGAAAACTCCAATGGATCCATTAAAAACCTCTCAACTTCTGCACACACATTTTTCTAGAGTTCTCAATTCTCTTTTCACCCCTTTTTAAGgtgtaaatgcagaaaaacactaTGAATTCACATGAAATTTTCACAACACGCAGGATTTACACTTTAAACCTCAGAAACTACATAGTAGATGTAAAAATTGACAAACAGATGCTTGAACTGGTCGACAAACcaggatggattgatggatgaaCTGACCACACAAGGAAGGGGTGAATAAACAGGAGGATGTTAAACAGATGGAGGGATTGATGGACAAAAAATGGTAGATAAACAGGAATAGGTGGAAAGACGGAGAGAGGATGGAGGACAGAGAAAATGTGGGACAGATAAAAAATGAATGATGGACAAATAGCCAAgatgaattaaataataatagattGATGGTTGAACATACAGTTGGACAGTGGACAAAAAGGGATAGACGGATGGATCGATGAGCGACTGGATGAATGGATAATGTGGATGAAATTGGGAAGATAGATGGATAAAATAACGGAACTGAGGctggaaaatacaaatattctcctgaatttgttacatttttcctATATTGATGCAGAACTGCAGGAAATTGAATTCCATTACTTTTCCATATTGAAAAGAGCGACTATTCACCCTTGACTTCTTGGATTCACATAAATGCTGTCGAGGGCCATGACCTGCTGCCTGCCATATTCGCTACGGAAGATCCTCTGAGCTTCTGCCGTCGTCTTGGTGATGACGCAGTCCATTTCTGAAGACAGGTGCCAAGAGATGACCAAGGCAGCTTTCTCATCGCTAATATGAGCAAGGTGGCCCACCTGCAACCAAAACATCAAATGATTTAGACACCTGGCTcctgaataaaaaagaaaattattttaaaaagattccATCACCTTCCCCAGAATATCTGGTCCACTGCGGTTAGCCATAGGAAACACTCTCCTGGGAATATCctctattgttttcttttcatctgcGTTTTGTTGGAGTAAGCTGTCAATATTTTGGATCTGCAAAGAGTTAAGAGTAGAAATGCTAGAGTCAGAGAAATCCACAAGATTAAGAtttaaagagaagaagaaaaaaatccgCAAAACTTACAGATGAAGGTTGCAAAACTTGTATTCTGCTTTCTTCCAGCACTTTTTTGAGGGCTTCCTCTTTTTTGTTGGCATCCAGAACGTTTTCTTgtgggaggaaaatgttttaatgatttgCAGCAACAAACAGAGATAGAAAAAGCTTAGAAAGTGGTTTTATGCATCAAGTTGAGATTTTTTCAAGCTTCAACATAAAATCCCCTCTTAAATGCATAATGTTAGaatctgaaagaaaatcacAGGTAGagataaaataagaaagaaatctCACTAGTAAGCAATTCACGAAGTCTGGCAAGCAAGGAACATTTTTTGTTGAGTTTCTCATAATTATCGCTCAGCTCGTCCTTTTTCTTCGTCAGTTCAGAAACTTTTCGTTGGTTTTCAGAgtctaaaatgtgaaaataaagatgaaCATTAACAAGAGCAGTACTACCCATTTTTAaagctggttttgtttttgcctgaTCAGATTTCAGGACAAATTTCTGATTCCAATCTAACAGAAATCTCAGACTGGCCTTTTCACTTCTTGTAAATAATCTGTTCATtattacttctgtttttatcatttatttttctctgaatcTACTTGCTTTGACTTTGGTGCAGCCAAAATTTTCCAACTGAAGGAAAATCAAAGTTATTTGTAACTTATTCTATAGTAATTGCAGATCTAACATTCGAattgttttgcattatttgaggaaTGATGAAGGTCTCCCTCATTTATGCTCATAGGAGAATTTAGTTGGAAATGATTGAGCTTCTGTCAACATGAGGAATCTTTTGGTTTGTTCCCAATGCATTCTTATTCCACGAAACTGACTTCAACAGATCCATAAATCATTTGCATATTAGTAGGACAGCTCTGTTATTAATAACCATTTACCGTTGTAAAAATGGAAGGGAAGTTCAAAAGGACTCAAAGATGAAGGCGGCATCACCACTTCTGGTTTGAAAATGAGAATGTATCTTCTTCCGTTCTCCCCAGGGCTGCTCTCCCTGATCGCCAGCCTCTGGCAAGAGTTGTTATTGTTAACATGACGTAACGTTCTTCATGGTAACACCACTGATGAGGAATGTTACTCACTTCGATGTGGGTGCTTCCGTCTTTTAGGTTTATTTCAACAGTGCTGACCTCTTCAAGCAGAGGGAGGTTTGTGCTTTGCTCCCCATCAGGACACTTTATGGAGACCAACACCTTGCCATTCAGGTTCTGCCCGGTTGGATTACCATACTGATCCTGAATTAATTAAAGGAAATCAGTATTATATATTTCAACAacttctgctttaaaaatgtagtttgaaGGACTGAAGCTCACCATAATCTTCAGAGTCATGTTCTCAACTAAAGTTCGGTTGGCGATGTCTCTGCTGTAGGACACAACTGGGATTTGTGGCTGACATTCAGGTCCTAACTTGACGGGTTGATTGGCCACTACATTTACAATGATCTATGGGATGGAAAGTAATCTTAATAAACAATATCTTGTTCGGAAAAtaagaagcatttttaaagGATTCTGAAAAGATGAGTCAATAATGAGTCACAGCTGCCAATAACTTCATGTTTCCCTTCTGAAATATGGAGCCATATTTCTCCCCtttcataaaacaaatcaaCTAGCTTTTCAggacttatttattttaccaagcATAGCATCAATGCATTAAAAGCACATGCAAACCAACCTGATTACTGAACacaacttcagttttttcaATCCGCAGGGAGAATTGTACGGTGTATGTCCCAACACtctgtgggatttttttatctctgcagtgaaacaaaccacaatgacacatttttttttacatgatttgAAGGATTCATTAACTGCCTTGTTGgaagaaaatgagtttttgaaaccaaaaaacatgcaagaagTTGTAAAAGCACCAGATTATTTAAAGAACTGTAGCTCAATATTCAACAACTATCATACAGTTGCCAGCAATGCTcttggcaaacaaaaaaaataaatcattgctTTGCATTGCTCAACAAGACAAACATTACAGGCCCGTTACCTAAAGTAATAACAGGATTTGCTGTCATTCTCCATCGGTTTGCTGCACATCAGCACAGTAGCCTGCACAACAGATGAGGAATAGTTAGATGTAAAATTATACAgattgtcacattaaaacaacaaacgcTGATggattttattagttatttataTGACCCACCAACACAGACCAatctaaatgtaaaaagcaGAGGAATggttaatcattttattttattttataaataaaaatccaaaaacatgcttggtctggactttgactgggtcattctagTAGAGAATAGTGCTTTTGCAGACCCGTTAGAATGGTTAGGATGAATGTTTTGCATCCTAAAGGTGAATTCTGACAACAGTCTCCATCTCCACTTAAGAAGCACATCCCcgcagcatgacgctgccatcGCAAAGTTTCTCACATGTTCCCACTTGAGCTTCCAATCAAACCTACCAACCACATGCTCTTGGTCTCTATGAttctattttgtcatttttgtgcTCTGGGAAGCCTCCAAAACCTTGCAGAACATCTTCATATATACTAAGATTAAATTACTCACAAGTTATTTAATCAAGTGtacttcattgcctcattaacACATTTCTGAGGCAATTGCACTTTATTTAGGATACCAGAATAATGGGGGCTAATCAAATGCTTACgccatgattttttttgttttatttgtaaaaattctgaaaacaaCATAGAGCATTTTGCCAAATTGCCTCTCTTATTTATAGTCAACTCACTGTTTTTGGACGTGTCAATGACTCTCCACTCCAATACCACATGAACAAATCAGCAGACTTAAAAGCCGTCATTGCACTCCCTGCATCAGACAGCACGGccacagagaaaactaaaacacaaacacacacacagctgagaCTCCACTTCACTGGATTTCTGTGGGATTATTTTTCACTAAATAATCCTGAGGGGTTAATTAAAGGATTTGGAGAAATACAAACCAGGGAATGTGCCTCCAGCGAGAAACCTTGCACTGGTGTCGTAGTTTACTGAAAGTTTGTCGGGTTTGTTGGGATCAGGGATGATATTGAAGTTCACATGTGGACCAGGGATGGGTTTCCTGTTAAAGCACCCGAAAAATTCGAGTTGATAGTACCCCCTAGTGAAAGAAGAGAGCAGAAAGTGAAGTAGACATTGGATCACACTCACTTCAAGGCatttcccaaaataaaatctcaaagttTGTAGTTCTTATAATATAcgtttattgttttttagtaTGTCAAGACTTACTTTAACCCTTTCACATTAGTAACTGTAAAGGCTGCTTTTCCTTCTGCGTCCACAGGTTGTGAAGTGACAGATGTCGTCACCTGTCAACACAATATTCAACAACATCCTTCTTTGCatctctattttttaaaaatgtgacagaTACAGACTGATGTTATTTACTGTCTCTACAGCTCACCTTCGCTGTTGAGGGTGAAGCTCTCGTCTCCACCACCACTCTCTGGTCTGGGGAAGGGTTTTCCCACTCGTCACACAACTGCACGACGAACGGCGTGGAAATACCTGTACCATTCAAGATCTGCAAAGGCTGCCGACAAGTAAAGGACAAAAAGATGCAGGCTTTCGTTTAAGTTGCAAGCCAACAATTGTGTGTTAAGTTAGTTTAATTTTTACCATCTCAGGCCCACTGAGGAGTTTAAGCTTGGTGGGGATCCCGGCCATCActttaaagttaatttgttcTGTGTAGTCGCCGTAGCTGAAGCAAACTTCTCTGGTCCCCAGGGGCCCCGAGGTGAAACGAACTCCAGAGACTTTAACAGAGCCGCTGCTCTCCTTAAAAGTAAACGCATACAGGGAGGTTCAGAAGAATGTTCTCTTGTAGCAAAGaatttagtacattttaattatatattgcttacaaaattaaaaacttttatttaggTAACTTGACTTTTGAATTCCTGAGTGCCTTTTTTAACACAAttatttgtgagtttttttctaaGATAGAGATGCAAAGTTTAAGAACGGCCTGCTAAACACCAAGAAATTTTTGAAGTTCAGCACAGATGGTCTGGCGTTTTGACCCTGAGTTTAGAAAGAAGGTGTTGTTGTAGAGTCTAGTAGGACAGTTTAGATTCTGATAAGCTCTGGGTGAAAAACTGCAACAAGAGAGGAGTGACTAAGACCAAATAACCAATCTAATGCTGCTTCATGATACTGTATGAGTATATAAGGGTGTGACAAGTTAGCAGAGCCAGACCTTACATCCTCCTCTCTATGTGTACGTACATTTAATCCAGGATTAAATGTATGTACACATTTAATACGTACATTTACGTATTAAATGTACATACACATAGAGAGTGTGTACGTACACACTCTCTCATAAATGTTTTGCAGACATCATTCTGCTTACTCAGTAATTGTTTGCCACCACACTCATCTCCAGTGTTCATTGGGGGAGAGGCCTGGCCCACCTTGCACAGGTCAATAGTTCACCATAAGGCAACACATAGATACTCAGAacagacaaccatgcacacacacttactCCTTGGGgaaatttacagaaacaaactaACTTAATAGACACTTAGCATTAGAAAACTGATATTTTAggcataaaacatttaacatttatacgTTTGCGTAAACTGAAAAATGAGGAAGAGAAATGTTGACATCCGATGTAGGaacagttggattttttttcagggttAGATGGAGCTCCTGcaccacaaaaaaattaataaagaaataaaacatggactTAAATAAGTTCGATAGCAGTATTTAAATTCACAGTCACCTTAAAAGCAATGTGTATTCATATTCATTTGTGCATTTGTGTCCCTACCTCCCATATGAATGCAATGTTGGATTTATCGAGACCCTCAGCTTCCACAGCCATTGAAGTCACACAATCAGAGGTCAGGCTATTGGTGACATTGTCGTAGTGGTCCACAAGCTTCAACTCTGATTGgtcaaaaatattaagaaccacattttataaaactctaaatattaaaaaatatatatttcttttgagTGATTATGGGCAAGCTCACTTATGGGTGCGGTGACAGTTTCCCCGAGTTTCACCGTGTTCTCAGAAACAGTTGCCTTCAGTCGCGCTGGTTCATCTGGACAAGGCCTTTGAACAGAAATGCAAACCGATCTCTTCTTTTGGCCAAAAAATGCAGACAACCATGTACATTTATATTCACTTTGCAATAattgacaatgtttttttccagtttatagcctcagataaaaaaaaaaaaaacacaataaagtttgtaattttaatataacaaaatgtaaagaataacAAGcagtgaatacttttacaagaagCTTTAAATTCTGATATCACTTAATGATTTCCTATATCCTCATGTGTTTCACAAACCCTTGTAACTTACACAATGGTAAAGCTGAAAGACACGCTGTGGTCCCGGTAGGAGACCTGGTGGAATCGCTCTTCCTGGACTTTTGTGGGAACCTGAACATCTGGCAGTCTCCCCATTATCAAAGCTCTCTGATCAATGACTCCTGTCCAGTTAACCTTAAACACAGCCAGGATGCATTAAATCAACTTAAGAAGCATTAGAAAATGAGTCACATTAGAAAAAACATACTAAAATGAAACACAGTGCATGCAATGACGTGTTATATAGTGAGTCCCAAACACACCTTGATGTTGGAGGCTATTTCAGGGGTGACCTCCACCTCCTTTCCAGACTCATCATAGAGCTTAAAAACCAGGTTTTCCAGCACCCCTCCAGCTTGCCACTGTATCTTTTCCTCATTCTTCAGCTCCAGCCTTTCCTCCCCCTCACAGAAAAGCTCCATCCATGAGACTCGACAGCTTGGCATGACCTTCAGCTCTGTTGTGATGGCTACAACATGCTTCTGACTctagaaaccaaaacaaaaagaaacacagaaaactgtaAGACTGTAATTCAAGAGTTTAATGGTGGGACATTTGTTCTCAACTCACAGGCATGTCAAATTTAGCTTGCAGCATTTGTGGCTCTCCGTTGATGATTTTCAGGTTTATAGGCTCCGTCACAATCTGGCCGGTTCCTGTGCTGCTGCAGTCTGTCACCGCCAACTTAAGCCCGggaacctaaaaaaaaaaaaaagttatagtttatttctcaaaacaaaaccaaataaaaaacacataacagCCCAATTATGCAGAGATATATGTTCACTAGTCACAAAACATTCAGAATATTCAACTATCTGGTGAAATGTTGACAGAAACTTGGGCCTTTAAGTTGCCACTAGATAATGATATTTTTAAGTAGAATGGCTTAGTATATATAAAAAGGTGTAAGTTAGCAGGGTTCTACTTGATATCTCTGCCCAACTTTAACAAAGTTCCTCTGGGACGATGCGTAGCATTTATATCTCCAGCAGCAATGGCAGCCAGAGATCAGCACTGACGCGAACCAGCCCACAAACATAGCCACTGTGGTTATGTACCCTTACGCAGGTTGTTTATCCTGTAGTGTAATTCTCaaattgttgttatttttacaccAAAATCTCGTACCTGGCAGCGAACTATCTGTTTGGCGTTGGCAGTGATGTTTCCAGCCTCATCACGAACTTCAACATTAAAACTAACTGGGTTTCCATTCTCCACTTTCACTGGTTTTACTTCCGGTTTCACAAGAAGGGAATGTGGAttgcctgaaacagaaatagaaagagagggagaattGGAAGTTTTTAACTATTTTACATGATGCCAGTCTCCAGATGTGACTTATTAattcgttcgttcgttcgttcgttcgttcgttcgttcgttcgttccatccatccatccatccatccatcttacacccttatcccttagtggggtcaggagggttgctggtgcctatgtccagctaacgttccgggcgagaggcggggtcaccctggacaggtcgccagtctgtcacagggctaTCGACTTTATCGACTTTCATATTTGAAAGTCAATAAcattcaaatgtgcaaaaaactgTGATACTATAGTTATGTATAACTATAGTTATAAATAACAATGGGTATGCAGATAA
Protein-coding regions in this window:
- the LOC103456865 gene encoding structural maintenance of chromosomes flexible hinge domain-containing protein 1-like, giving the protein MINVYNYLPKYQQGSKKTLKLGLDLADFLVLVYREFGLPPWQKFCLVTTDRTVVDHVKFKELQDNSTLYLLQSEDQDLPVAAEEVINFVPHYNTLIESGTFEYFAEGQKSLPCSLAELVDNSLSATAKNTGVRTIEIRLLFDKTFAVVVLDNGCGMTSKQLNNWAVYRLSKFTRENSTFESEREDYTRPEPVRRSLNSDISYFGVGGKQAAFHIGNSVRMISKPRSSPDVHELALSKDEFEKKEKNKEDVYKGTILNRKPGDFSHITHEERYLQDIIKEETRKESFTAVVITGVCPDHISYLKDDFHEWTRQLAHIYHYYIHGVDGNHKMDQSQKSDVSPKIDILVTLREKPPKGLRQKNLREVQDDLQTLYINSAVDTFEFKATTSDGGSLDGILRYHPFLYDKETFPQELHALQAPVEEEDDENQSGTMNRARGKRDIFECFWNGRLIPYTTVSEFDWCRRPPKSTLPLECFSRFSGVLFTNDKFRVNASKQKFMDLELKLRHKDTLFTPVFNVQKASKHRNIQKEFLQWLEKCHSQFDKQVKFLGYVDTVKRPDVSIKKSQSPWAVFSAIELDGKIYKAGDLVKSKKTQPIYYGKVNKFFLYGDHEGDVFATGGEVEITRVPEALYDYYTRTIPISKIDRSATIESIKRCIETDIDKLPEKLCVKWPEGNPLPKNAVIPAGTPLGPLAVEIVNRNEKSISSRIQTGVQGGGIKLNVGLKIFFHGPKEVKQPKNVCDLSAKYVPGHGHWFKKNGSLTNLGKYTLTLQAELSENSKTSYGGRQLPSYKHKFTVKEGNAEIFTIGPLNPSLRIGMPFNIPTQMTDIYGHPTKPPPNIQPVLECSDLEVSFETTATSGNSFTIEGVKVIGEVQNYQQTRSFDLKLTLPGLKKQTQTIKISPFPGNPHSLLVKPEVKPVKVENGNPVSFNVEVRDEAGNITANAKQIVRCQVPGLKLAVTDCSSTGTGQIVTEPINLKIINGEPQMLQAKFDMPSQKHVVAITTELKVMPSCRVSWMELFCEGEERLELKNEEKIQWQAGGVLENLVFKLYDESGKEVEVTPEIASNIKVNWTGVIDQRALIMGRLPDVQVPTKVQEERFHQVSYRDHSVSFSFTIVPCPDEPARLKATVSENTVKLGETVTAPIKLKLVDHYDNVTNSLTSDCVTSMAVEAEGLDKSNIAFIWEESSGSVKVSGVRFTSGPLGTREVCFSYGDYTEQINFKVMAGIPTKLKLLSGPEMPLQILNGTGISTPFVVQLCDEWENPSPDQRVVVETRASPSTAKVTTSVTSQPVDAEGKAAFTVTNVKGLKGYYQLEFFGCFNRKPIPGPHVNFNIIPDPNKPDKLSVNYDTSARFLAGGTFPVFSVAVLSDAGSAMTAFKSADLFMWYWSGESLTRPKTATVLMCSKPMENDSKSCYYFRDKKIPQSVGTYTVQFSLRIEKTEVVFSNQIIVNVVANQPVKLGPECQPQIPVVSYSRDIANRTLVENMTLKIMDQYGNPTGQNLNGKVLVSIKCPDGEQSTNLPLLEEVSTVEINLKDGSTHIERLAIRESSPGENGRRYILIFKPEVVMPPSSLSPFELPFHFYNDSENQRKVSELTKKKDELSDNYEKLNKKCSLLARLRELLTKNVLDANKKEEALKKVLEESRIQVLQPSSIQNIDSLLQQNADEKKTIEDIPRRVFPMANRSGPDILGKVGHLAHISDEKAALVISWHLSSEMDCVITKTTAEAQRIFRSEYGRQQVMALDSIYVNPRSQGPLPHIKNGRELFSPVGNPLYARNLLIYTAEEESCEHVFKNILGNTILMDDIESATNYRKAVIQKGIYCPTILTRDGNRLSASGKFGGAQNKAPHEDMVKKFGTPLPQRYYELQKERELLIQFRSALEKKKDEDDKRNNTILKLSETRQEMEETKTELQEIERQLASVRSGKRGPEDISDPSGLMIKRPRRRSKDTPERF